In one window of Nocardiopsis aegyptia DNA:
- a CDS encoding dihydrolipoamide acetyltransferase family protein, which produces MSTERAFALPDLGEGLTEAEILAWLVAEGDEVAVDQPVVEVETAKASVEVPCPYGGTVTRLHGAAGDTVAVGAPLITVAGTASAAAVPRARREAGPESRAEPGAATEQTTVPSTRKGSDPAGGNGAAEEHAGSGAVLVGYGTGSGARTSRRRARGAGGPPRSTMTGGPPPLQDEPPSPGPVRVASPLVRRMAREHGVDIATVLGSGEGGLVLRRDVAAAIEARRAPAHRPDPPRTHRTPLRGAHRAMAEHLERSRREIPEATVWVDADATGLVELRRTLNGAAPEHPVSVLALVARIAVAGLEVFPELNAHFDQERREVVRFDDVHLGFAAQTPRGLVVPVVREAQALSTRRLSARLAETAEAARSGALEPAAMVGGTFTVNNYGVFGVDGSAAIIPPPQAAILGLGRIVRRPWVVGESVVPRPVTELTLAFDHRVCDGGVAGGFLRYVADRVERPDLLLGDL; this is translated from the coding sequence ATGAGCACCGAGCGCGCGTTCGCCCTGCCCGACCTCGGCGAGGGACTGACCGAGGCCGAGATCCTGGCCTGGCTGGTCGCCGAGGGCGACGAGGTCGCCGTGGACCAGCCGGTCGTGGAGGTGGAGACGGCCAAGGCCTCCGTGGAGGTGCCGTGTCCCTACGGGGGCACGGTCACCCGGCTGCACGGGGCGGCGGGCGACACGGTCGCCGTCGGCGCCCCGCTGATCACGGTCGCCGGGACCGCGTCCGCCGCCGCGGTTCCGCGGGCCCGCCGCGAGGCGGGACCGGAGTCGCGGGCGGAGCCGGGCGCGGCGACCGAACAGACCACCGTGCCGAGCACACGGAAGGGGTCCGATCCGGCGGGCGGCAACGGCGCCGCCGAAGAACACGCCGGATCGGGCGCCGTCCTGGTGGGCTACGGCACGGGATCGGGCGCGCGGACTTCGCGTCGGCGCGCCCGTGGGGCGGGTGGGCCGCCACGGTCGACGATGACCGGCGGCCCGCCCCCACTCCAGGACGAACCGCCCTCCCCAGGACCCGTCAGAGTGGCCTCTCCCCTGGTCAGGAGGATGGCACGGGAGCACGGCGTGGACATCGCCACGGTTCTGGGCAGCGGCGAGGGCGGCCTGGTGCTGCGCCGTGACGTGGCGGCGGCGATCGAGGCCCGCCGCGCGCCGGCGCACCGGCCCGATCCGCCGCGCACGCACCGCACGCCGTTGCGCGGCGCGCACCGCGCGATGGCCGAGCACCTGGAGCGGTCCCGGCGCGAGATCCCCGAGGCGACCGTGTGGGTGGACGCCGACGCCACCGGACTGGTGGAGCTGCGGCGCACCCTGAACGGGGCCGCCCCGGAGCACCCGGTCAGTGTGCTGGCGCTGGTGGCCAGGATCGCGGTCGCCGGGCTGGAGGTCTTCCCCGAACTGAACGCCCACTTCGACCAGGAACGCCGTGAAGTCGTGCGCTTCGACGACGTGCACCTGGGGTTCGCGGCGCAGACGCCGCGCGGCCTGGTGGTTCCGGTGGTACGCGAGGCACAGGCCCTGTCGACCCGGCGGCTCTCCGCCCGCCTGGCCGAGACCGCCGAGGCGGCGCGGTCGGGCGCGCTGGAACCGGCCGCCATGGTCGGCGGGACGTTCACGGTCAACAACTACGGGGTGTTCGGCGTGGACGGGTCCGCCGCGATCATCCCGCCCCCGCAGGCGGCGATCCTCGGCCTGGGCCGGATCGTGCGCCGCCCGTGGGTGGTGGGCGAGTCCGTGGTGCCCAGGCCGGTCACGGAACTGACGCTGGCCTTCGACCACCGCGTCTGCGACGGCGGCGTCGCGGGCGGGTTCCTGCGGTACGTGGCCGACCGGGTGGAGCGGCCGGACCTGCTCCTGGGCGACCTCTGA
- a CDS encoding alpha-ketoacid dehydrogenase subunit beta — protein sequence MAAAPTTGVSMGEALNRALRDAIADDPDVLVYGEDVGPLGGVFRVTDGLAGEFGEERVFDSPLAESGIVGTAIGMAMYGLRPVVELQFDAFAYPAFEQVVSHLAKMRNRTRGAVALPVVLRVPYGGGIGGVEHHSDSSEAYYTHTPGLRVVTPGTPADAYSMLREAVECDDPVVFLEPKRRYWSRQEVDLPVRTEPMATPVVRRPGTDATLIAYGPMVETALEAAETAAAEGRSLEVVDVRQLAPLDDGVVTASVRRTGRAVVVHEASVFGGYGAELAARIGERCFHYLEAPVLRVGGLDVPYPPPKLEHHHLPDAHRVLAAVDRLQWESEWVDDGDGGRTLP from the coding sequence ATGGCGGCTGCGCCCACCACCGGCGTCTCCATGGGCGAGGCGCTCAACCGGGCCCTGCGCGACGCGATCGCGGACGACCCCGACGTGCTCGTCTACGGCGAGGACGTGGGACCGCTGGGCGGCGTCTTCCGGGTGACCGACGGCCTCGCCGGCGAGTTCGGCGAGGAGCGGGTGTTCGACTCCCCGCTCGCCGAGTCCGGAATCGTCGGCACCGCGATCGGCATGGCGATGTACGGGCTGCGGCCCGTGGTGGAGCTGCAGTTCGACGCCTTCGCCTACCCGGCGTTCGAGCAGGTCGTCTCGCACCTGGCCAAGATGCGCAACCGCACCCGGGGCGCGGTCGCGCTCCCGGTCGTCCTGCGGGTGCCCTACGGCGGCGGCATCGGCGGAGTGGAGCACCACAGCGACTCCTCGGAGGCCTACTACACGCACACCCCCGGGCTGCGGGTCGTCACCCCGGGCACGCCCGCCGACGCCTACTCGATGCTGCGCGAGGCCGTGGAGTGCGACGACCCGGTCGTGTTCCTGGAGCCCAAGCGCCGGTACTGGTCGCGCCAGGAGGTGGACCTGCCCGTGCGCACCGAGCCCATGGCCACCCCGGTGGTCCGGCGTCCGGGCACCGACGCCACGCTGATCGCCTACGGCCCCATGGTGGAGACCGCGCTGGAGGCGGCCGAGACCGCCGCCGCCGAGGGGCGGTCGCTGGAGGTCGTGGACGTGCGCCAGCTCGCGCCCCTGGACGACGGAGTCGTGACCGCGTCGGTGCGGCGGACCGGACGCGCGGTCGTGGTGCACGAGGCGTCGGTGTTCGGCGGGTACGGCGCCGAGCTGGCCGCGCGGATCGGCGAGCGGTGCTTCCACTACCTGGAGGCCCCGGTCCTGCGGGTCGGCGGCCTGGACGTCCCCTATCCCCCGCCCAAGCTGGAACACCACCACCTGCCCGACGCGCACCGCGTCCTGGCCGCGGTGGACCGGCTCCAGTGGGAGTCGGAGTGGGTCGACGACGGCGACGGGGGGCGGACCCTGCCATGA